A DNA window from Anaerocolumna sp. AGMB13020 contains the following coding sequences:
- a CDS encoding DUF7695 domain-containing protein, which translates to MCGNEIKSKSVHDFATCSCSVNGGLEYLRRWLS; encoded by the coding sequence ATGTGTGGGAATGAGATTAAATCAAAATCGGTTCATGATTTCGCGACGTGTTCCTGCAGTGTGAATGGTGGATTGGAGTATCTACGAAGATGGCTGAGCTAA
- a CDS encoding transposase, protein MPRKSKQHTKQFKLDAINYRKEHPDLTQVECAKNLGIGISTLAKWEAQFRDHDGDIPVRGSGNYESDEQKEIARLKRELRDAQDALDVLKKAIGILGKD, encoded by the coding sequence ATGCCAAGAAAATCAAAACAACACACTAAGCAGTTCAAGTTGGATGCTATCAACTATCGCAAGGAACATCCTGATCTTACACAGGTTGAATGTGCCAAGAATCTCGGAATTGGTATAAGTACCTTAGCCAAATGGGAGGCTCAGTTCCGTGACCATGATGGTGACATTCCCGTTAGAGGTTCCGGTAACTACGAATCAGATGAACAAAAGGAAATCGCTCGTCTCAAACGTGAGCTCCGTGACGCTCAGGATGCACTTGATGTGTTAAAAAAAGCCATCGGCATTCTGGGGAAAGATTGA
- a CDS encoding IS3 family transposase: MTEAIYTEVSAKVEASKVTKRRVSTSGMLKFLGVSRSGYHAFLNRKVSSTKQRKEAVKKEIQKIYDSSKQNYGAPKITKELRKSGETIAQRTVGKYMREMGIKAQWIRPWTTTTRDSDFSDELHNILDEQFNPERPNAVWCTDITYIWTQDGFVYLNCVMDLFARKIIAWTLSDTMEVCSVIETINKAKACRDTDFPLIIHSDRGSQYVSNAWREATVNMQRSYSHTGYPYDNACIESFHSLIKREWLNRFSIHNYNHAYKLVFEYIEAFYNTVRIHSYCDYLSPDEYEKLYERAKSLPAA; encoded by the coding sequence TTGACAGAAGCTATCTATACCGAAGTTTCTGCCAAGGTAGAGGCATCTAAAGTCACAAAACGCCGAGTCTCTACTTCCGGAATGCTGAAATTTTTAGGCGTGTCTCGCTCTGGATATCATGCTTTTCTGAACCGAAAAGTCTCTTCCACCAAGCAACGTAAAGAGGCTGTCAAAAAGGAAATCCAGAAGATTTATGATAGTTCAAAACAGAATTACGGCGCTCCTAAAATCACCAAGGAACTTCGCAAATCTGGGGAAACCATTGCCCAGCGCACAGTAGGTAAATACATGCGTGAAATGGGTATCAAAGCTCAGTGGATTAGACCTTGGACCACTACAACCAGAGACTCTGATTTCAGTGATGAACTTCACAACATTCTTGATGAACAGTTTAATCCAGAACGCCCTAATGCTGTCTGGTGTACCGATATCACTTACATTTGGACACAGGACGGATTTGTCTATCTCAACTGCGTTATGGACTTATTTGCGAGAAAGATTATTGCCTGGACTCTTTCTGATACTATGGAAGTGTGTTCCGTTATCGAAACAATCAATAAAGCAAAAGCTTGTCGAGACACCGATTTTCCTTTGATTATACACTCAGACCGTGGTAGCCAGTATGTTTCTAATGCCTGGCGAGAAGCCACTGTAAATATGCAACGAAGTTATTCTCATACTGGCTATCCTTACGACAATGCCTGTATTGAATCTTTCCATTCTCTCATCAAACGAGAATGGTTGAACCGGTTTAGTATTCATAACTACAACCATGCATATAAGCTTGTTTTTGAATATATTGAAGCCTTTTATAACACCGTCAGAATACACAGCTATTGTGATTATTTGTCTCCAGACGAATATGAAAAACTGTATGAGAGGGCTAAGTCTCTGCCTGCTGCTTAA
- a CDS encoding LA2681 family HEPN domain-containing protein translates to MLGYEKYIEEFERDFISVIDVAVIKLSKTFDKLFSEQKKELIPNTIKRALTMLKADYNIPTKMQISYDIANGYHDLRILTQEKNLEKEIYYLRNVLDMYEYHFEVGNEQNLYEPITKVARYIAMRTYTNIGNTMRITGRYIAAIDYFNDALLIEKAFAMASLNLSLTLFQYAQFQIKSYEQNYFHHACYYFYQQTQKYKVNLEEQGYLAALEKNISMFHPDYIEGYLKKPLDLPVFGIRNLEEARYREYMLAFRLFLEPCLDILGDHCFAVDSINLPLDKKDDSKNEEFIGLFNQIKQEFNLARYLWYKSTVLLEPSDHFADCELDLTDIGDYADHSLRESLLRTAFKTAYSVFDRIGFFINHYFNIGLTGTMINFKNIWKEELKDRNGNSYFLVPNPIIKKHGNNPLIKAMYWLQKDFYEDKKTNITSPNAEPMFQMRNDMEHNCLRTGKKQGGIIFTKYTSEYRIGENTCRLLKLSREMIIYLCLAINFENRENNQK, encoded by the coding sequence ATGTTAGGATATGAAAAATATATAGAAGAGTTTGAACGAGATTTTATCTCGGTTATAGATGTAGCAGTTATAAAATTATCTAAAACTTTTGATAAATTATTCAGTGAGCAGAAAAAAGAATTAATACCAAATACGATTAAGCGAGCACTTACTATGCTAAAAGCAGATTATAATATTCCAACCAAAATGCAAATAAGCTATGATATTGCAAACGGTTATCATGACTTGCGAATACTTACACAGGAAAAAAACCTTGAGAAAGAAATTTATTACCTCCGTAATGTTTTAGATATGTATGAGTACCATTTTGAGGTGGGGAATGAACAGAATCTTTATGAGCCAATTACTAAAGTGGCAAGATATATCGCCATGCGTACATATACTAATATTGGAAATACAATGCGTATAACAGGGAGATATATTGCTGCAATAGACTATTTTAATGACGCCTTACTGATAGAGAAAGCTTTTGCTATGGCGAGTCTGAATCTTTCGTTAACACTTTTTCAGTATGCCCAGTTTCAAATAAAATCATATGAGCAAAATTATTTTCATCATGCCTGTTATTATTTTTACCAACAAACTCAAAAATATAAAGTTAACTTAGAGGAACAAGGTTATTTAGCGGCACTTGAAAAAAACATATCTATGTTTCATCCAGATTATATTGAAGGATATTTAAAAAAGCCTCTTGATTTGCCAGTGTTCGGGATAAGAAATCTTGAAGAAGCTAGGTATCGAGAATATATGCTTGCATTTCGCCTTTTTCTTGAGCCTTGTTTAGATATATTAGGTGACCATTGTTTTGCTGTTGATAGTATCAACCTTCCGCTGGATAAGAAAGATGATTCTAAGAATGAAGAATTTATTGGTCTATTTAATCAAATTAAACAAGAATTTAATTTGGCAAGATATTTGTGGTATAAATCCACCGTATTATTAGAGCCATCAGATCATTTTGCAGATTGTGAACTGGATCTTACAGATATAGGAGATTATGCAGATCATTCATTAAGGGAGAGTCTTCTACGAACTGCTTTTAAAACTGCCTATTCAGTTTTTGATAGAATTGGATTTTTCATTAATCACTATTTTAATATTGGTCTTACAGGCACCATGATTAATTTTAAAAATATATGGAAAGAAGAATTAAAAGATCGCAATGGTAATTCTTATTTTTTGGTGCCTAATCCTATAATAAAGAAACACGGGAATAATCCTTTGATTAAAGCTATGTACTGGCTTCAAAAAGACTTCTATGAAGATAAAAAAACTAATATAACCAGTCCAAATGCTGAACCTATGTTTCAAATGCGAAATGATATGGAGCATAACTGCTTACGAACGGGGAAAAAGCAAGGAGGTATAATTTTTACAAAATACACAAGTGAATATAGGATAGGTGAGAATACATGCAGACTTCTCAAATTATCAAGGGAGATGATTATTTATCTTTGCTTGGCTATCAATTTTGAAAACAGAGAAAATAATCAAAAGTGA
- a CDS encoding AlbA family DNA-binding domain-containing protein: MIINNKQFDDWIESDIEAILQQDTYRENDHIDYKETFAMLDCPDKVMKKKKQDEFRHDVCSLANGEGGYLIFGIKEENGIPIRITGISIKDNNIDKFELDRRNELSSILPVVPVITFKFIRLYSEKYIVIVQIKKGHFTPYLCMENEGLYKFFIRRGNRKQPMSYSEIKNSFIQSGMLADAIKEFRKKKVEEYMETMGDSSYALLQVIPETFIDSETYINLYDLFLERKLSFTGVFQGVCFGHAIPNVDGVCYPNYNYENGVFFQAYDNGISEVYLKLTPIIRNGEEWINSSIIVQKITSLLHGVQRMYNQLERNVRGYFTASIIGCKGMWSDYDFESDYIGIVDRNEILTMPIEIKDISNIDMIVNTVTQSEIILANALSKHRSKK; the protein is encoded by the coding sequence ATGATAATTAATAATAAACAGTTTGACGATTGGATAGAATCTGATATTGAAGCTATTTTGCAGCAAGATACATATCGTGAAAATGACCATATTGATTATAAGGAAACATTTGCAATGTTAGATTGTCCTGATAAAGTAATGAAAAAGAAAAAGCAGGATGAATTTAGGCATGATGTATGTTCTCTTGCAAATGGGGAGGGCGGTTATCTGATATTTGGAATAAAAGAAGAAAATGGTATTCCTATTAGGATAACAGGGATATCTATAAAAGATAATAATATCGATAAATTTGAACTTGATCGGCGAAATGAATTATCATCTATTTTGCCAGTAGTACCAGTGATAACATTTAAATTCATACGTTTATATTCGGAAAAATATATCGTTATAGTACAGATAAAGAAAGGGCATTTTACGCCATATCTTTGCATGGAAAATGAAGGATTATACAAGTTTTTTATTAGGAGAGGAAATAGAAAACAACCAATGAGCTATTCAGAAATCAAAAACAGTTTCATACAGTCAGGCATGTTGGCGGATGCTATAAAAGAGTTTAGAAAGAAAAAAGTAGAAGAATACATGGAAACCATGGGAGATTCATCGTATGCGTTGTTACAAGTAATACCTGAAACATTTATAGATTCTGAAACATATATAAATTTATATGATTTATTCTTGGAACGGAAACTATCTTTTACAGGTGTTTTTCAGGGGGTATGTTTTGGACATGCAATTCCTAATGTAGATGGGGTATGTTATCCTAATTATAACTACGAAAATGGGGTGTTTTTTCAAGCATATGATAATGGTATTTCAGAAGTTTATTTAAAACTCACTCCTATTATTAGAAATGGAGAAGAGTGGATAAATTCATCTATAATAGTTCAAAAAATAACAAGTCTATTGCATGGGGTTCAGCGTATGTACAATCAGCTTGAAAGAAATGTGCGAGGTTATTTTACAGCTAGTATTATAGGCTGTAAAGGTATGTGGAGTGATTATGATTTTGAATCTGATTATATTGGAATCGTTGATAGAAATGAAATATTAACTATGCCAATTGAAATAAAAGATATAAGTAATATAGATATGATTGTTAATACTGTTACACAGTCAGAAATCATATTAGCAAATGCTTTAAGTAAACATAGGTCAAAAAAATAA
- the yaaA gene encoding peroxide stress protein YaaA, whose translation MRIIISPAKKMDEKLDTLEYYQTPHFVEKTEYLLAYLKTLSYAELKSIWKCNDSIAEHNYRRVQMMNLHKNLTPYLLSYTGLQFTYIAGEVLESGQIEYLEEHLRILSGFYGILRPFDGVVPYRLEMQAILKNWHTNSLYDFWGDSLARKLLSESDCIVNLASKEYTKCIVPYLKKDTTVVTCVFGEIKNGKVIEKGTYAKMARGEMVRFMAENGIEALEEIKQFDRLNYTYAETLSDEKNMSSLGIDSQLVTS comes from the coding sequence ATGAGAATTATAATATCTCCGGCTAAAAAAATGGATGAAAAGCTGGATACTTTAGAGTATTATCAAACGCCTCATTTTGTGGAGAAAACAGAATATCTCTTAGCATATCTTAAAACTTTAAGTTATGCTGAACTAAAATCTATTTGGAAATGTAATGATAGTATTGCGGAGCATAACTACCGTCGTGTTCAAATGATGAATTTACACAAAAATCTGACCCCGTACCTTTTATCCTATACAGGATTACAATTCACTTATATTGCTGGTGAGGTACTTGAGAGCGGTCAAATAGAGTATTTGGAAGAACATTTGCGCATATTATCAGGATTTTATGGAATACTCCGTCCTTTTGATGGAGTTGTCCCTTATAGATTAGAAATGCAGGCTATTCTAAAAAATTGGCATACCAATTCTTTGTATGATTTTTGGGGAGACAGCTTGGCGAGAAAACTTTTATCAGAGAGTGACTGTATTGTAAACTTGGCATCTAAGGAATATACTAAATGCATAGTGCCTTATTTAAAAAAAGATACAACCGTTGTGACGTGTGTCTTTGGAGAAATCAAAAATGGAAAAGTAATAGAAAAAGGAACCTATGCAAAAATGGCACGGGGCGAGATGGTTCGTTTTATGGCAGAGAATGGGATAGAGGCTCTAGAGGAGATCAAACAATTCGACCGGCTAAACTATACATATGCCGAGACTTTATCGGATGAAAAAAATATGTCTTCATTAGGAATAGATAGCCAGCTGGTAACTTCGTAA
- the yaaA gene encoding peroxide stress protein YaaA, giving the protein MRIIISPAKKMRIDTDTLVFEALPQFMKDTEHLSKLLKKLSYEEARELWKCNDKIATYNYQLLKKTDLYSNLTPALLAYEGIQYSTGAGNWVCMVCIEFKN; this is encoded by the coding sequence ATGAGAATTATCATATCACCAGCTAAGAAGATGAGAATAGATACGGATACTCTGGTTTTTGAGGCACTTCCTCAATTTATGAAAGATACGGAGCATCTGTCAAAGCTCTTAAAGAAATTAAGTTATGAGGAAGCCAGGGAGCTTTGGAAGTGCAATGACAAAATAGCAACGTATAATTACCAGCTTCTTAAGAAAACAGATTTATACAGCAACCTCACACCAGCGCTCTTAGCGTATGAAGGGATACAATACTCAACTGGGGCAGGCAATTGGGTGTGTATGGTGTGTATTGAGTTTAAAAATTGA
- a CDS encoding GNAT family N-acetyltransferase has protein sequence MYNKIDFSNKPVLEGSKVILRPFTEADCEIMLALLEEPELRKLTGSVCSDEEAEEPSSQEEVDRTREWYLTRNQQTNRLDLAIVEKESGNVVGEVVYNDYDEDTGNVNFRILMGKAGCNRGIGSEAVSLFIQYGMTVLKVHKIGLEVYSFNPRAERVYQKAGFVLEGVKREDFRYNDEYIDTRVYGLLQADYNEHRKQLKSSCETK, from the coding sequence ATGTATAACAAAATAGATTTTAGCAATAAACCGGTATTAGAAGGAAGTAAAGTTATTTTAAGGCCTTTTACAGAAGCAGACTGTGAGATAATGCTGGCCTTGCTGGAAGAGCCGGAATTAAGAAAGCTGACAGGTTCTGTCTGCAGTGATGAAGAAGCAGAGGAACCTTCTTCACAGGAAGAAGTTGATAGAACAAGAGAATGGTATCTTACCAGGAATCAGCAGACAAACCGATTAGACCTGGCAATTGTAGAAAAGGAAAGCGGTAATGTTGTAGGTGAAGTTGTTTATAATGATTATGATGAAGATACGGGAAATGTGAACTTTCGTATACTGATGGGGAAGGCCGGTTGTAACAGAGGAATTGGCTCTGAGGCTGTATCCCTGTTTATACAGTATGGAATGACAGTACTGAAGGTGCATAAGATTGGGCTTGAAGTTTATAGCTTTAATCCGAGAGCAGAAAGGGTTTATCAAAAAGCCGGCTTTGTATTGGAGGGTGTGAAACGAGAAGATTTCAGGTATAATGACGAATATATAGACACAAGGGTTTATGGATTGCTGCAAGCGGATTATAACGAACATAGAAAGCAGCTTAAAAGCTCCTGTGAGACGAAATAG
- a CDS encoding GNAT family N-acetyltransferase, which translates to MIKIRQLTVQDMQKAVELKVLCWPEELAGLSAHNLSLEKELEYWTGWMNAGEEQGDIRVLLGAFEEEELRGVAFASFAEQEDIPEKGIELNGLWVYQEHRRRGIALMLLTAILGHYLELGREQMVIYNFHASPSNQFYRKFGAVVKRQDIQLMEKLPVDVCYCDLKEMKAKIEESLRKYIET; encoded by the coding sequence ATGATCAAAATCAGACAGCTTACCGTACAGGACATGCAGAAAGCAGTGGAGTTAAAGGTTTTATGCTGGCCCGAAGAATTGGCAGGTTTGTCAGCCCATAATTTGTCCTTAGAGAAAGAATTGGAATACTGGACAGGATGGATGAATGCAGGTGAAGAACAGGGAGACATTAGGGTACTCTTAGGAGCCTTTGAAGAGGAAGAACTCCGTGGAGTAGCTTTTGCAAGTTTTGCTGAGCAGGAGGATATTCCTGAAAAAGGGATAGAATTAAACGGGTTATGGGTATACCAGGAACACCGGCGACGAGGCATAGCACTTATGTTATTAACCGCCATACTGGGCCATTACTTAGAACTTGGAAGGGAGCAGATGGTAATCTATAATTTTCATGCATCACCCTCGAACCAATTCTACCGCAAATTTGGAGCAGTTGTTAAAAGACAGGATATTCAATTGATGGAAAAGCTGCCAGTAGATGTCTGCTATTGTGATTTAAAGGAAATGAAGGCTAAAATAGAAGAAAGCCTAAGAAAGTATATAGAAACTTAA
- a CDS encoding beta-glucuronidase — translation MGKINLSGSWGFCLDGDKAGIRKEYYKENFGDSIILPATVSTAKKGKATEDIPAELIKTGSLTDPYLFEGYTWYSKTIEIGEFRDREFFLVLERTRISHVWIGEEYVGCNNSLCTSHRYRITPYVKKQLKLTIMVDNTSYPVNGGHMTSADTQTNWNGITGELYIEELNSIYLSNVNIYPDVAKRSIQVKVSLNGAESTRIRAEVSCKGESVGVKAYVIAGGENWFSLELEGEAYTWSEHTPELYQLKLSLLCEKQDTAVQQEADYCYTFGLREFKAAGPYFEINGQQTYLRGKHDGLIFPLTGHPPMEVEGWLKVLGIAKEYGINHYRFHTCCPPKACFVAADQLGVYLEPELPFWGTVTEEGDAGHDRAAQQYLIEEGFRILDEFGNHPSFVMMSLGNELWGSKNVLNSILKNYKNYDGRHLYTQGSNNFQFMPVILEQEDFYCGVRFSRERLFRGSYAMCDAPQGHIQTAVPDSVYHYDRMIRPEKMLAEKGEDREVTIQYGTGVKTVKMEEAEEIIPEVPVISHEIGQYAMYPDFSEIGKYTGVLKAENLKIFRERLKRKGMLHLADEFFKASGRFAAACYKAEIETALRSRELAGFQLLDLQDFSGQGTALVGILNAFLENKGIIEAEEWREFCSDAVILAELPGFVYTAGKELTAGIKLALYRQCAILSPTVVLSLSEGTEVLLSKEIRLEGNYTNGVHQLCDITITLPELEGPKKLTLKVSLRENKLANTWEDSEIKNSYELWVYPDKNLGAVNKDLIVTKSPEEALDNLNKGKRVLLYPDSLNEKNSIEGTYCTDFWCYPMFRSISESMGKAVPVGTHGLYIKKNHRIFKHFPTEAYTTPQWYQLIEDSRACILENSQLEPMVWTIDNFERNHKLGNLFEVRVGEGKLLVCTFNLEKKKTHPNVKWFEYCLIEYASSDEFEPEFAVEPEELKRIGL, via the coding sequence ATGGGGAAAATTAATTTAAGTGGAAGCTGGGGGTTCTGTCTGGATGGCGACAAGGCAGGTATCAGAAAAGAGTATTATAAGGAGAATTTTGGGGATAGCATTATACTTCCGGCAACGGTTTCTACTGCAAAGAAAGGAAAGGCCACAGAGGATATACCGGCAGAGCTTATCAAGACCGGTTCACTCACCGATCCTTATCTTTTTGAGGGTTATACCTGGTATTCCAAAACCATAGAGATTGGTGAGTTTCGAGACCGGGAGTTCTTTTTGGTGCTGGAACGAACCAGAATATCTCATGTATGGATTGGGGAGGAATATGTAGGCTGCAATAACAGTCTTTGTACCTCACACAGATATCGTATTACTCCTTATGTTAAAAAGCAGTTAAAGCTTACGATTATGGTTGATAATACCTCTTATCCGGTGAACGGAGGGCATATGACTTCCGCGGATACACAGACCAATTGGAATGGTATAACCGGTGAGCTATACATAGAAGAATTGAACAGTATTTATCTAAGCAATGTCAATATTTATCCTGATGTAGCAAAGAGGAGTATTCAGGTTAAGGTTTCGCTGAATGGAGCAGAAAGCACTCGAATAAGGGCAGAAGTTTCTTGTAAAGGGGAAAGTGTGGGTGTGAAAGCTTATGTAATTGCAGGCGGTGAGAATTGGTTTTCATTAGAGTTAGAAGGTGAAGCCTATACCTGGAGTGAGCATACACCTGAATTATATCAGCTAAAGCTTTCTTTGTTATGTGAGAAGCAGGATACTGCGGTGCAACAGGAAGCAGATTACTGTTATACTTTTGGGTTACGGGAATTTAAAGCAGCAGGTCCTTATTTTGAAATTAACGGTCAGCAAACCTACTTAAGAGGAAAACATGACGGCCTTATTTTCCCGCTGACCGGACATCCGCCGATGGAGGTGGAGGGGTGGCTGAAGGTACTTGGTATTGCGAAGGAATATGGCATAAATCATTATCGTTTCCATACCTGTTGTCCGCCAAAGGCATGTTTTGTTGCAGCAGATCAGCTAGGGGTTTATCTGGAACCGGAACTACCCTTTTGGGGTACTGTAACAGAAGAAGGAGACGCCGGCCATGATAGAGCTGCCCAGCAATATCTGATCGAAGAGGGTTTTCGCATTCTGGATGAATTCGGTAATCATCCGTCCTTTGTGATGATGTCTTTGGGGAATGAATTATGGGGCAGCAAGAATGTTTTAAATAGTATTCTCAAGAATTATAAGAACTATGATGGAAGACACTTATACACCCAGGGGTCAAATAATTTTCAGTTTATGCCAGTTATACTTGAGCAGGAGGATTTCTATTGTGGTGTGCGTTTCTCAAGAGAGAGGCTGTTTCGTGGTTCCTATGCTATGTGTGATGCACCACAAGGTCATATACAGACAGCTGTTCCTGATAGTGTGTATCATTATGACAGAATGATACGTCCTGAAAAGATGTTGGCGGAGAAAGGGGAAGACAGAGAGGTTACTATTCAATATGGCACAGGTGTAAAGACTGTAAAAATGGAAGAAGCAGAAGAAATTATACCGGAAGTACCAGTGATTTCTCATGAAATCGGGCAATATGCAATGTACCCGGACTTTTCAGAAATCGGTAAATATACGGGAGTTTTAAAGGCTGAGAATCTCAAGATATTTAGAGAACGGCTTAAGAGAAAGGGGATGCTTCACCTGGCGGATGAATTTTTCAAAGCTTCTGGGCGATTTGCGGCGGCTTGTTACAAGGCAGAGATTGAGACTGCATTAAGAAGCAGGGAGCTGGCAGGTTTTCAGTTACTGGATCTTCAGGACTTTTCCGGTCAGGGTACGGCTTTGGTAGGTATTCTGAATGCTTTTCTGGAAAACAAAGGTATAATTGAGGCTGAAGAATGGAGAGAGTTCTGTTCTGACGCAGTTATACTGGCAGAACTTCCGGGATTTGTATATACTGCGGGAAAAGAACTAACAGCAGGAATCAAACTGGCACTTTACCGGCAGTGTGCCATTTTGTCTCCAACAGTTGTGTTAAGCCTCTCAGAGGGTACAGAAGTTCTGCTTTCAAAGGAAATACGACTAGAGGGTAACTATACAAACGGTGTGCATCAGCTGTGTGATATCACGATAACTTTACCGGAATTGGAGGGACCGAAAAAACTGACGCTAAAGGTTTCTCTAAGGGAGAACAAATTAGCGAATACTTGGGAAGACTCTGAAATAAAAAATAGTTATGAACTGTGGGTTTATCCAGACAAGAATTTAGGTGCCGTAAATAAGGATCTTATTGTTACAAAGAGTCCAGAGGAAGCTTTGGATAACCTTAATAAGGGAAAACGCGTCCTCCTGTATCCGGATTCCTTGAATGAGAAGAATTCAATTGAAGGAACCTATTGTACTGATTTCTGGTGTTATCCCATGTTCCGGTCCATTTCTGAAAGTATGGGAAAAGCGGTACCAGTAGGAACCCATGGCTTGTATATTAAGAAAAATCACAGAATCTTTAAACATTTCCCCACAGAAGCTTACACAACCCCCCAATGGTATCAGCTGATTGAGGACTCCAGAGCATGTATACTTGAGAATAGTCAGCTGGAACCCATGGTATGGACGATTGATAATTTTGAGAGAAATCATAAGCTCGGCAATTTATTTGAGGTAAGGGTGGGAGAAGGAAAACTGCTGGTATGCACCTTCAATCTGGAAAAGAAGAAAACGCATCCGAATGTAAAATGGTTTGAGTATTGTCTGATAGAGTATGCAAGCTCTGATGAGTTTGAGCCGGAGTTTGCGGTTGAGCCAGAAGAACTTAAAAGAATAGGGTTGTAG
- a CDS encoding DUF6783 domain-containing protein, which yields MCLKTHCTILNAPLCGILRCNFGNVAPLRTQNHALSPTKWNIQPGTSSFQTHPNFLLAFKSFY from the coding sequence GTGTGTCTGAAAACTCATTGCACCATTCTGAATGCCCCACTTTGCGGTATTCTGCGTTGCAATTTTGGGAACGTAGCACCACTACGCACCCAAAATCACGCCTTGTCTCCCACAAAGTGGAACATCCAGCCCGGCACAAGCAGTTTTCAGACACACCCTAATTTTCTGCTTGCTTTTAAATCTTTTTATTGA
- a CDS encoding MerR family transcriptional regulator produces MLKIGDFSKLSRISIRMLRHYDLIGLLVPESIDDFTGYRYYSENQLPLASRIAALKEMGFSLNMIDRILKVYDDTASLKEFLLLQQAELKEQAEKTGMQLRILETTLNRIGKDDNMMQYSVSVKEMPERNVASLRKIIPAYNKEGLLWEQLMKEVTPLSIQYANPCNGLAVFHDKEYKEQDPDVEIQISVLGSYQNTANVIFKTVPSVTIASATYKGGYEQLTTVNHAVADWVRDNGYDFSEDMFTIYHVGPGQTKNPEEFVTEVCFPISKK; encoded by the coding sequence ATGTTAAAAATAGGAGATTTTTCAAAACTTTCAAGAATCAGTATCCGCATGCTTCGCCATTATGATCTTATCGGGCTGCTTGTACCTGAGAGCATCGATGATTTTACAGGATATCGGTATTACAGTGAGAATCAGCTTCCCCTGGCAAGCAGAATTGCTGCACTGAAAGAAATGGGGTTCAGCCTGAATATGATTGACAGAATTCTTAAAGTATACGATGACACGGCGTCCTTAAAAGAATTTCTCCTGCTTCAGCAAGCCGAGCTGAAGGAGCAGGCAGAGAAGACCGGTATGCAGTTGCGCATTCTTGAAACAACTCTTAATCGAATCGGAAAGGATGATAATATGATGCAGTATAGTGTATCCGTTAAAGAAATGCCAGAGAGAAATGTAGCGAGTCTTAGAAAAATAATACCGGCGTATAATAAGGAGGGCCTCCTTTGGGAACAGTTAATGAAAGAAGTAACCCCCTTAAGTATTCAGTATGCCAATCCTTGTAATGGCCTAGCAGTTTTTCACGATAAGGAATACAAGGAACAGGACCCGGATGTGGAGATTCAGATATCTGTACTTGGCAGCTATCAGAACACTGCAAATGTCATTTTCAAGACTGTGCCGTCTGTTACAATAGCATCTGCTACCTACAAAGGCGGATATGAGCAATTGACTACTGTAAACCATGCAGTTGCAGACTGGGTAAGAGATAATGGCTATGATTTCAGTGAAGACATGTTTACCATCTATCATGTAGGACCCGGACAGACGAAAAACCCGGAGGAGTTTGTAACAGAAGTGTGCTTTCCAATAAGTAAAAAGTAA